In one Lolium rigidum isolate FL_2022 chromosome 3, APGP_CSIRO_Lrig_0.1, whole genome shotgun sequence genomic region, the following are encoded:
- the LOC124700992 gene encoding transcriptional repressor ILP1-like, with product MSSHRKNFRRRTDDDDGGATKGDDAGTPSRPAPRPRSQSASRLSFADDEDEDDAEEGPFAQQQRRRPSASVRPASTASPALHRITPARDRARGSPAVAAAPKPSNFQSHAGEYTPERLRELQKNTRPLHGRPPPPPAPMAESRQHRLAGATASTSSGPATAMAAAAREPVVVLKGLVKPMAQASIGPRKPLQNAVESDESGEEEEEEEDDEEKGPAIPDKATIEAIRAKRQQRQQPRHAAPDFISLDGGGVLSSRDAAAGSSDEDDNEMQGRIAMYSEKSGDGRRSSKGVFHGINNRGPAASLGVIDDGFMEVQDDGDDDEEEEQRKWEEEQVKKALGSSAQRAANGAPAPMQVQQQPSGYSASPHYQPSFSGAVPGASVFAPGSTEFLSISQQADVASKALQENIKKLKETHKTTVDALARTDTHLNEALSEISSLESGLQDAEKKFVYMQELRNYVSVMCDFLNDKAFFIEELEEHMQKLHENRALAVSERRAADLSDESSVIEAAVNAAISVLSKGSSSNNLSAASLAAQAASTAAKESANLPPELDEFGRDINLQNRMDLKRREENRMRRKARSESKRQSSTGKSGTSDHVEGELSTDESDTDSSAYLSSRDELLKTADVVFSDAAEEYSSLTIVKDKFEGWKTQYPLAYRDAHVALSVPSVFTPYVRLELLKWDPLHKTTDFFDMDWPNILVDYDVQDIDPNDSDINLVGILAEKVALPILQHRIMHCWDVLSTQRTQKAVDAIFMLITYVPASSKALHQLLASVCKRLTEAVADVSVPAWGSMLTRTVPGAVQYAAYRFGAATRLLRNVCLWKKVLAANVLEKLAIEELLVGKILPHMKSIILDVHDAITRAERIAASLSGVGSSPSEKLKPFKDLVVEISRKVEQRRRAGISDEEIRGMARRLMNIFVALNDYDRARDIRKTFELKEAL from the coding sequence ATGAGCAGCCACCGCAAAAACTTCCGCCGCCGCACAGACGACGACGACGGGGGCGCAACAAAGGGCGACGACGCGGGGACCCCAAGCCGTCCCGCGCCGAGGCCCAGGTCTCAGAGCGCGAGCCGCCTCAGCTTcgcggacgacgaggacgaggacgacgcggAGGAGGGGCCATTCGcgcagcagcagcgccgccgaccGTCGGCCTCTGTACGGCCGGCCAGCACGGCCTCGCCGGCGCTCCACCGCATCACGCCCGCCAGGGACCGGGCCAGGGGCTCGCCGGCCGTCGCGGCGGCGCCCAAGCCGTCCAACTTTCAGTCGCATGCTGGGGAGTACACCCCCGAGCGGCTCAGGGAGCTCCAGAAGAACACGCGCCCGCTCCATGggcggccgcctccgccgcctgctCCGATGGCAGAGTCCCGGCAGCACCGGTTGGCTGGAGCTACGGCCAGTACCTCGTCTGGTCCTGCCACCGCTATGGCTGCTGCTGCCAGGGAGCCGGTGGTTGTTCTCAAAGGTCTGGTGAAACCTATGGCGCAGGCGAGCATTGGACCGCGGAAACCGTTGCAGAACGCAGTTGAAAGCGACGAGtctggggaggaggaggaggaggaggaagacgacgaggagAAAGGGCCAGCGATACCTGACAAGGCGACGATTGAGGCCATCCGGGCAAAGCGGCAGCAGCGGCAACAGCCGAGGCATGCGGCGCCAGATTTCATCTCccttgatggcggcggcgtactcAGCAGCAGGGATGCTGCTGCTGGGTCCAgcgatgaagatgacaatgagatgcagggtagGATTGCGATGTATAGTGAGAAGTCGGGTGATGGCCGGAGGAGCTCGAAAGGAGTGTTTCACGGGATCAATAACAGGGGTCCGGCTGCTAGTTTGGGGGTTATCGACGATGGGTTTATGGAGGTTCAGGATGATggggacgatgatgaggaggaggaacagaGGAAGTGGGAGGAGGAGCAGGTCAAGAAGGCGCTTGGCTCTTCTGCTCAAAGAGCAGCGAATGGTGCACCGGCTCCGATGCAGGTTCAGCAGCAGCCATCTGGATACTCAGCAAGTCCTCATTATCAGCCCTCCTTTAGCGGGGCTGTGCCTGGGGCATCTGTTTTTGCACCGGGTAGTACAGAGTTCTTGTCCATCTCTCAGCAAGCTGATGTAGCAAGCAAAGCGCTGCAGGAGAACATCAAAAAGCTCAAGGAGACCCACAAGACAACAGTTGATGCTTTAGCGAGGACCGACACACATCTGAATGAAGCCCTTTCAGAGATATCTAGCCTGGAGAGTGGTCTGCAGGATGCAGAGAAGAAGTTTGTGTACATGCAGGAGCTCCGAAATTATGTGTCTGTGATGTGTGATTTCTTGAATGATAAGGCATTCTTCATCGAGGAGTTGGAGGAGCACATGCAAAAATTGCATGAAAACCGAGCATTGGCCGTTTCAGAAAGGCGGGCAGCTGACCTATCTGATGAATCCAGTGTGATCGAAGCTGCGGTGAATGCAGCAATATCTGTTCTTAGCAAAGGATCAAGCTCAAATAATCTGTCTGCTGCTTCGCTTGCTGCACAAGCAGCATCAACTGCTGCTAAGGAGAGCGCAAACCTACCACCAGAGCTCGATGAGTTTGGCAGAGATATCAATCTCCAGAATCGTATGGACCTTAAGCGCAGAGAAGAGAACAGGATGCGAAGAAAAGCGCGGTCAGAATCCAAAAGACAGTCATCTACAGGAAAGAGTGGTACCAGTGACCATGTTGAAGGTGAGCTAAGCACTGATGAGAGTGACACTGACAGCAGTGCTTATCTGTCCAGCCGTGATGAATTGCTCAAGACTGCTGATGTTGTATTCAGTGATGCTGCAGAGGAATACTCAAGCCTTACAATTGTCAAGGACAAGTTTGAAGGGTGGAAAACTCAGTATCCTTTGGCCTACCGAGATGCTCATGTAGCACTGAGTGTACCATCTGTGTTCACCCCTTACGTGAGGCTGGAGCTTCTGAAGTGGGATCCTCTCCATAAAACAACCGACTTCTTTGACATGGACTGGCCTAACATTCTCGTGGATTATGATGTGCAagatattgatcctaatgattcaGATATAAACCTTGTTGGAATTCTAGCCGAAAAGGTGGCCCTTCCTATTTTGCAACACCGTATTATGCACTGTTGGGACGTTTTGAGCACTCAAAGGACACAGAAAGCTGTGGATGCAATTTTTATGTTGATCACCTATGTACCCGCCTCGAGCAAGGCTCTGCATCAACTGCTCGCTTCCGTGTGTAAGCGTCTGACAGAGGCAGTTGCTGATGTCTCAGTACCGGCTTGGGGATCAATGCTGACAAGGACTGTACCAGGTGCTGTACAGTATGCTGCATATAGATTCGGGGCCGCCACACGCCTTCTTAGAAATGTGTGCCTGTGGAAAAAGGTCCTTGCAGCAAACGTTCTGGAGAAACTTGCTATAGAAGAGCTATTGGTGGGAAAGATTCTTCCTCACATGAAGAGCATAATATTGGATGTCCACGATGCAATCACTAGGGCTGAACGGATCGCTGCATCACTTTCAGGAGTTGGGTCATCACCAAGTGAGAAGCTGAAGCCTTTCAAAGATCTTGTGGTTGAAATATCAAGGAAAGTGGAGCAGAGACGCAGGGCAGGCATTAGTGATGAGGAGATTCGTGGGATGGCTCGCCGTTTGATGAACATATTTGTAGCACTCAACGACTACGATAGAGCTAGAGATATTAGGAAGACCTTTGAACTCAAAGAAGCTCTCTAG